A region of Maribacter algicola DNA encodes the following proteins:
- a CDS encoding enoyl-CoA hydratase/isomerase family protein produces the protein MGTDRENGSLYTSMNGNVATIEFGHPASNSFVAVLLERLANEFDKLSNKKDVHVIILKSEGEKAFCAGASFTELMAVSNLEEGKAFFSGFAHVINAMRTCKKMIVGRVQGKTVGGGVGLAAACDYVFAHENAAIKLSELSIGIAPLVIEPAVERKIGSGGLSELSLATTEWKSAYWAQEKGLFSRVFDSFSEMDRELDFFANTLASYNPDALTEWKKVLWKGTDHWNHLLLERAAITGTLVLSDFTRNALSKFKQ, from the coding sequence ATGGGAACCGATAGGGAAAACGGCAGTCTTTACACCAGTATGAACGGCAATGTTGCGACCATAGAGTTTGGGCATCCCGCCAGTAATTCCTTCGTGGCGGTTTTGTTGGAACGGTTGGCCAATGAGTTTGATAAGCTTTCCAATAAAAAGGATGTCCATGTAATCATTTTAAAGTCCGAAGGTGAAAAGGCCTTCTGTGCCGGGGCCTCCTTTACCGAGTTAATGGCCGTATCCAACTTGGAAGAAGGCAAGGCGTTTTTTAGTGGGTTTGCCCATGTCATCAACGCCATGCGAACCTGTAAAAAAATGATCGTAGGACGGGTACAGGGAAAAACCGTTGGCGGGGGCGTTGGGTTGGCCGCTGCCTGTGATTATGTGTTTGCCCATGAAAATGCCGCCATAAAACTATCTGAATTGAGTATAGGCATAGCGCCCTTGGTCATTGAACCGGCTGTGGAACGTAAAATTGGATCGGGCGGACTATCAGAGTTGTCACTTGCAACAACAGAGTGGAAATCGGCCTACTGGGCCCAGGAAAAAGGATTGTTCTCCAGGGTATTCGATTCGTTTTCCGAAATGGACAGGGAACTCGACTTTTTTGCCAATACATTGGCATCCTATAACCCTGATGCGCTGACCGAATGGAAAAAGGTGCTTTGGAAAGGAACCGATCATTGGAATCACTTATTGCTTGAGCGTGCTGCCATTACCGGTACTTTAGTGCTTTCTGATTTTACCCGAAACGCATTATCAAAATTCAAACAATAG
- a CDS encoding MATE family efflux transporter encodes MKSTVTLKRINSLAIPATVAGIAEPLLSITDTAIVGNIPVDGLESLAAAGIVGSFLSMLIWVLGQTRSAISAIISQYLGAGKLEEVKTLPAQAIYLNIALSLIILLSTVFVIREIFELLNASGKILEYCISYYSIRVWGFPLTLFTFAVMGIFRGLQNTYWPMVIAITGAVLNVGLDFLLVYGVEGIIAPMYLDGAAWASLIAQTVMAIMALWLLWKKTEISLVLKFPIHPELGRLVVMSLNLFVRALALNTALILAVREATALGDKFIGAHTIAINLWLFSAFFIDGYGAAGNIMGGRLLGEKNYADLWLLAKKIVKYGIYVSLVLITVSFLFYKPIGRLFSNEELVLNAFYGVFYIIILGLPINTVAFVLDGVFKGLGEMKYLRNTLLIATFLGFIPMLFLGRFLEWGLMGIWVAFTLWMLIRGGALVLKFRRKFRPLLQNH; translated from the coding sequence TTGAAATCTACCGTCACCTTAAAACGAATCAATAGTTTGGCCATACCTGCCACCGTTGCCGGAATTGCGGAACCTTTACTTTCAATAACCGATACGGCCATCGTGGGCAATATTCCCGTAGACGGACTGGAATCACTTGCAGCGGCCGGAATCGTAGGGTCCTTTTTATCCATGCTTATTTGGGTTTTGGGGCAAACTAGAAGCGCCATTTCCGCCATCATTTCCCAATACCTGGGAGCGGGAAAACTCGAGGAGGTAAAGACCTTGCCCGCACAGGCCATCTATTTGAATATTGCTTTAAGCCTCATCATTTTATTGTCCACCGTATTCGTAATCCGAGAGATTTTTGAGCTTTTGAACGCCTCCGGAAAAATACTAGAATATTGTATCAGCTACTACTCCATTAGGGTTTGGGGCTTTCCCCTTACCCTTTTCACATTTGCCGTGATGGGAATTTTTAGAGGACTGCAGAATACCTATTGGCCCATGGTCATTGCAATTACGGGAGCCGTCCTAAATGTTGGGCTGGATTTTCTTTTGGTATACGGGGTAGAAGGAATTATTGCCCCCATGTATTTAGACGGAGCGGCATGGGCGAGCCTCATAGCACAAACCGTTATGGCCATAATGGCCCTATGGCTTCTTTGGAAAAAGACCGAAATAAGTCTCGTACTAAAATTTCCAATACATCCAGAATTGGGACGCTTGGTGGTTATGAGCCTCAACCTTTTTGTAAGGGCCTTGGCATTGAACACTGCACTTATTTTGGCGGTACGGGAGGCGACCGCCTTGGGCGATAAATTTATCGGCGCACATACCATTGCCATTAATCTTTGGCTTTTTTCGGCATTTTTTATCGATGGCTATGGAGCCGCTGGAAACATTATGGGGGGAAGGCTTTTGGGTGAAAAGAACTATGCCGACTTATGGCTTTTGGCAAAGAAAATTGTGAAATATGGAATCTATGTGAGCTTGGTCCTTATAACGGTATCCTTTCTGTTTTATAAACCGATAGGCCGACTCTTCTCCAACGAGGAGCTGGTTTTGAACGCTTTCTATGGCGTATTTTATATCATCATTCTTGGACTGCCCATTAATACCGTAGCCTTTGTACTGGACGGAGTCTTTAAGGGTCTTGGCGAAATGAAATACCTGCGAAACACATTGCTAATCGCTACGTTTTTAGGATTTATACCGATGCTTTTCTTGGGAAGGTTTCTAGAATGGGGTCTTATGGGCATTTGGGTAGCGTTTACGCTGTGGATGTTGATACGGGGTGGAGCCTTGGTCCTTAAATTCCGAAGAAAGTTTCGACCCCTGTTACAAAACCATTAA
- a CDS encoding GNAT family N-acetyltransferase, which produces MIQPAKISEIPDILSMTNACRLHMESKNIFQWTTEYPSEEKFLTDIKRKELYVLKKEDEIIGCIVISSLMDEEYRHVAWLSPNSKNLYVHRLAVHPEHQGKGYALQLMDFAEDFARQNNFISIRLDTFSQNKRNQRFYEARGYKKLEDIYFPNQSSYPFHCYELVV; this is translated from the coding sequence ATGATTCAGCCAGCAAAGATATCTGAAATTCCCGATATTCTTTCCATGACAAACGCCTGTCGACTGCACATGGAATCCAAAAATATTTTTCAATGGACAACGGAATATCCTTCCGAAGAAAAATTCCTGACAGATATAAAAAGAAAGGAATTATACGTATTAAAAAAGGAAGATGAAATCATTGGATGCATTGTCATTTCCAGCCTTATGGATGAGGAGTACCGGCACGTCGCCTGGTTATCGCCAAATTCCAAAAACCTGTACGTTCATAGATTGGCGGTACATCCAGAGCATCAGGGAAAGGGTTATGCCCTACAACTCATGGATTTTGCCGAGGACTTTGCAAGACAAAACAATTTTATATCGATCAGGTTGGATACCTTTAGTCAAAATAAAAGAAACCAAAGATTTTATGAGGCAAGAGGCTATAAAAAATTGGAGGATATTTACTTTCCAAATCAGAGCAGCTACCCCTTTCATTGTTATGAACTTGTAGTATAA
- a CDS encoding universal stress protein, whose amino-acid sequence MKNILVPIGTSPDASETLQYAVDFATDFGAEVYVMEVFNVTSKAGTLANVSEIVAESGKERLKGVIAQIDTKQIDLKIASFKGDLVDGLLEIDNELGIDLIILAPRSNDIQEEVYLGPTSGKIIKQTNIPTLVVPKGTKYKPFESILVAFRSGILKRKRILNSLITISEKHRSKVNLLLVKTPGYTDDDLKINTALMDISSHLTITENATTYLGVLEHFQSKHPDLLCVFRRKRGFFKKLWEKSTILKSEFSVPIPVLILSTKKD is encoded by the coding sequence ATGAAGAATATCCTTGTTCCCATAGGCACATCCCCTGACGCCAGCGAAACCTTACAATATGCCGTAGACTTTGCCACTGATTTTGGAGCGGAGGTCTATGTGATGGAAGTGTTTAATGTGACCTCAAAGGCCGGCACCTTGGCCAATGTATCTGAAATTGTTGCGGAGAGCGGTAAGGAGCGACTGAAAGGGGTCATTGCCCAGATAGATACCAAACAAATAGATTTAAAAATAGCCTCGTTTAAAGGAGATTTGGTAGACGGGCTTTTGGAAATTGATAATGAACTGGGCATAGATTTAATTATTCTAGCTCCTAGAAGTAACGATATTCAGGAGGAGGTTTATCTTGGACCTACTTCCGGAAAAATCATTAAACAAACCAATATCCCAACTTTGGTAGTCCCAAAAGGCACAAAATACAAGCCTTTTGAAAGTATTTTGGTGGCTTTCAGGTCTGGTATACTAAAGCGTAAGAGAATATTGAATTCCCTGATCACTATTTCTGAAAAGCATAGGTCGAAAGTCAATTTGTTATTAGTAAAGACACCGGGCTATACTGATGACGACCTCAAAATCAATACTGCTCTGATGGATATTAGTTCCCACTTGACTATAACCGAAAACGCAACTACATACTTGGGAGTTCTGGAGCATTTTCAGTCCAAACATCCCGATTTGCTCTGTGTTTTTAGAAGAAAGCGTGGCTTTTTTAAGAAATTATGGGAAAAAAGCACCATTTTAAAATCGGAATTTTCCGTACCCATTCCAGTATTGATCTTGAGTACCAAGAAAGATTAA
- a CDS encoding heavy metal translocating P-type ATPase, whose amino-acid sequence MKKKKINLRDIGTDKHGGEHGYEDVHHHGSSKTKSNFRSYIPAIFSFLVLVTGLVLDNFGNYAIFEGWTRIIWYVVAYLPVGFPVLKLGWNSILEGNFFTEFLLMSIATIGAFAIGEYPEGVAVMLFYSVGELFQSAAVKRAKGNIKALLDARPKEATVIRDNKLVSVAPETVAIDERIHVRVGEKIPLDGILLSEKASLNTAAITGESTPDTKVRTEKVFAGSINLDGVIEVRTTKEFKDSSIAHILDMVQNATARKSKTELFIRKFARIYTPIVVFLAIGLTFLPYFFIDNYIFRDWLYKALIFLVISCPCALVISIPLGYFGGLGAASRNGILFKGASFLDTMTKVDTLVMDKTGTVTKGVFKIKEVVNKSTFGGKEFMQYVMAMEEQSTHPIAKAILEYKADGADFQATEVSEVAGKGLNGTVNGKQVLVGNKILMTSNGIEVPLETDTIVESIVMVAINGKFAGYVTIADELKEDAHQAIRQIRDAGISKIIMLSGDKDSITQKVSQELNIDWAKGGLLPEDKLNEVEELKKQPNTRVVFMGDGINDAPVLAASDVGIAMGGLGSDVAIETADVIIQTDHPSKIATAVNIGRSTRRIVWQNIGLAFGVKAIVLILGAGGLATMWEAVFADVGVALLAVLNAVRLQRMKWK is encoded by the coding sequence ATGAAAAAGAAAAAAATAAACTTGCGTGATATAGGTACTGACAAACATGGAGGCGAACATGGCTATGAGGATGTACATCATCATGGAAGCTCGAAGACCAAATCAAATTTTCGAAGCTATATACCCGCTATTTTTAGTTTTTTGGTTTTGGTCACAGGTTTGGTCCTTGATAATTTCGGAAACTATGCAATTTTTGAAGGTTGGACCAGGATTATATGGTATGTAGTCGCTTACCTACCTGTCGGATTTCCAGTTTTAAAATTGGGCTGGAACAGTATCCTTGAAGGTAATTTTTTTACCGAATTTTTATTGATGTCCATAGCCACTATAGGCGCTTTTGCCATTGGCGAATATCCTGAAGGAGTTGCCGTTATGCTCTTTTATTCTGTTGGAGAACTATTTCAGAGTGCCGCGGTCAAGAGGGCCAAGGGAAATATCAAGGCTCTTCTGGATGCAAGGCCCAAAGAAGCAACGGTAATTCGTGACAACAAACTGGTTTCCGTCGCCCCTGAAACCGTTGCAATTGATGAAAGGATTCATGTACGCGTGGGGGAAAAGATACCGCTTGACGGTATTTTGCTTTCCGAAAAAGCATCGCTGAATACCGCTGCCATTACCGGTGAAAGCACACCTGATACCAAAGTAAGGACCGAAAAAGTATTCGCAGGTAGCATTAACCTCGATGGGGTAATTGAAGTACGGACGACCAAAGAATTCAAGGACAGTTCCATTGCCCATATCTTAGATATGGTACAGAACGCAACCGCACGAAAGTCAAAGACCGAATTGTTTATTCGGAAATTTGCCCGGATCTATACCCCAATCGTCGTATTCCTGGCTATTGGTCTAACCTTCTTACCCTATTTTTTTATCGACAATTATATCTTTCGGGACTGGCTTTATAAGGCCTTGATATTTCTGGTGATTTCGTGTCCCTGTGCGCTAGTGATTTCCATTCCCTTAGGATATTTCGGTGGGTTGGGTGCGGCATCTCGCAACGGTATTCTGTTTAAGGGCGCATCCTTTTTGGATACCATGACCAAGGTAGATACCCTGGTAATGGATAAAACCGGGACTGTTACCAAAGGGGTTTTTAAAATCAAGGAAGTAGTAAATAAATCCACTTTCGGCGGAAAAGAATTTATGCAGTACGTGATGGCAATGGAAGAGCAATCCACCCATCCCATAGCCAAGGCCATTCTTGAATACAAAGCCGATGGTGCGGATTTTCAAGCGACCGAGGTTTCGGAAGTTGCAGGAAAGGGATTGAATGGTACGGTAAATGGAAAGCAGGTATTGGTCGGAAATAAAATATTGATGACTTCCAACGGAATCGAGGTTCCCTTAGAAACCGATACCATAGTCGAATCCATAGTTATGGTGGCCATCAATGGAAAGTTTGCGGGATACGTGACCATCGCCGATGAGCTAAAAGAAGACGCGCACCAAGCTATAAGACAAATTCGAGACGCAGGAATTTCCAAAATAATTATGCTTTCAGGTGACAAGGATTCCATTACCCAAAAAGTTTCCCAAGAATTGAATATCGATTGGGCCAAAGGCGGTCTTCTACCGGAAGATAAACTCAATGAAGTTGAAGAACTCAAAAAACAACCCAATACGAGGGTGGTCTTTATGGGCGACGGCATCAACGATGCGCCCGTACTCGCCGCAAGTGATGTGGGTATAGCCATGGGTGGTTTGGGAAGCGATGTGGCCATCGAGACCGCGGATGTCATCATTCAGACAGACCACCCTAGCAAAATAGCAACAGCGGTAAACATCGGGCGTTCGACCCGCCGAATAGTTTGGCAAAATATCGGTTTGGCTTTTGGTGTGAAAGCAATCGTTCTTATACTAGGTGCAGGTGGTTTGGCCACCATGTGGGAAGCCGTTTTCGCCGATGTAGGCGTTGCCCTTTTAGCTGTCTTAAACGCCGTAAGGCTTCAACGGATGAAGTGGAAGTAA
- a CDS encoding Fur family transcriptional regulator produces the protein MKGKQVMEDMETRLLEGGVRPTAMRILISKFMLQKDTAVALTDIESAFAKVDRTTIYRTIKTFEEKGIAHQIDDGTGIQKYALCEKGCNCDIARDLHLHFHCSNCNQTVCLTNHKLPHINLPQGYFAENINLVVTGICKKCSL, from the coding sequence ATGAAAGGGAAACAAGTTATGGAGGATATGGAAACAAGGCTTCTTGAAGGTGGGGTTCGCCCCACCGCTATGCGAATACTGATTTCCAAATTTATGCTACAGAAGGACACGGCGGTCGCCCTGACCGATATAGAGAGCGCTTTCGCAAAAGTGGATAGGACTACCATATACAGAACTATAAAAACTTTCGAGGAAAAAGGGATAGCTCACCAAATAGACGACGGCACGGGAATTCAAAAATATGCACTTTGTGAAAAAGGATGTAATTGCGATATAGCTCGAGACTTACATTTGCACTTCCATTGCAGCAATTGTAACCAAACCGTATGTCTGACAAACCATAAGTTACCACATATCAATTTGCCCCAAGGATATTTTGCGGAGAACATAAACCTGGTGGTAACAGGTATATGTAAGAAGTGTAGTCTATAA
- a CDS encoding TonB-dependent receptor, with protein sequence MNPRLFLVLTLFGMVSTFAQNKLELTVMDSLTREPLLGVTAQIKSIEKGTISDYNGKIYMEEIPDGNYILRLSYIGYSKKELNLSFPLTSNIQGKTIYLIPQTEEMEEITLVSTRSTRTIDDIPTRVEVIAGEELSEKGNMKPGDIRMLLNESTGIRTQQTSATSYNSSIRIQGLDGKYTQLLRDGLPLYSGFASGLSLMQIAPLDLKQVEVIKGSSSTLYGGGAIAGLVNLISKTPSEEAELSFMANGTSALGLDLSGFYSEKFNKVGTTIFASYNLGTPYDPSGIGLTAIPEFDRFTLNPKIYAYLGTNTEMMLGLNAIWENRLGGNLDFIKGKSVVDPYFESNETERFSTQFSLNHSIDERNRYEVKNSFNFYDRTIQIPDFTFSGYQRSSFSELNFSTDSEEGLEWVFGGNLWTEYFNDTREDQSLALDQSYQIYGLFAQNVWPIDDKLSVETGLRFDFHSDYGALALPRISVLYEPANSLTFRLGGGMGYKTPTVFIEDAERLQFRNVLPVNTSESDLERSSGGNFDINYKWVPLAGMTMSINTLLFYTKIDDPLLLVADGNGIYSFDQPNGYVDTRGVEVNLKVKYVDFKLFTGYTHANVIQNINGIVSDFPLVAKHRLNNVLMYEKEENLWVGLEAYYYSPQKLSNGEIGDSYWIMGLMSEKKLGENFSIFLNFENFLDTRQTRFGTIFTGNIGNPQFLDIYAPVDGFVINGGFKVKL encoded by the coding sequence ATGAATCCACGATTATTTTTGGTACTAACCCTTTTCGGGATGGTATCAACGTTTGCACAGAACAAACTTGAACTTACGGTTATGGACTCCCTGACGAGAGAACCTTTATTGGGGGTCACTGCTCAAATTAAATCGATTGAAAAAGGCACTATATCCGACTATAACGGTAAGATATATATGGAAGAAATTCCTGATGGCAATTATATACTTAGATTGAGTTACATAGGTTATTCCAAAAAAGAACTAAATCTATCCTTTCCACTCACTTCGAATATTCAGGGTAAGACGATATACCTGATACCTCAAACGGAGGAAATGGAGGAGATTACATTGGTATCCACCAGAAGTACCCGTACAATCGATGATATACCCACTCGCGTTGAAGTAATTGCCGGAGAGGAACTTTCCGAAAAGGGAAACATGAAACCAGGGGACATTCGAATGTTGCTGAATGAAAGTACAGGTATCAGGACCCAGCAGACTTCGGCAACAAGTTACAATTCCAGTATACGCATTCAAGGTCTTGACGGTAAATATACCCAGCTTCTAAGGGATGGGCTTCCCCTTTACTCGGGATTCGCCAGCGGATTGAGTTTAATGCAGATTGCCCCATTAGACCTAAAGCAAGTCGAAGTCATAAAAGGTTCCAGTTCCACATTATATGGTGGTGGCGCCATAGCCGGATTGGTAAACCTTATATCCAAGACCCCAAGTGAGGAAGCGGAACTTAGTTTTATGGCCAATGGGACTTCCGCTTTAGGTTTAGACTTAAGCGGGTTCTATTCTGAAAAATTCAATAAGGTAGGAACAACGATTTTTGCTTCTTATAACCTTGGTACTCCATACGATCCATCCGGTATTGGCTTAACCGCCATACCAGAGTTCGATCGTTTTACATTAAATCCGAAAATTTATGCATATCTCGGTACAAATACGGAAATGATGCTTGGTCTTAATGCCATCTGGGAAAACCGTCTAGGTGGAAATCTGGATTTTATAAAAGGGAAAAGTGTGGTAGACCCATACTTTGAATCCAATGAAACGGAGCGATTTTCTACTCAATTTAGCTTGAACCACTCCATTGATGAAAGAAACCGGTACGAAGTAAAGAACAGTTTCAATTTTTACGACCGAACTATTCAAATTCCAGATTTCACTTTTTCGGGATATCAGAGATCCTCGTTCAGTGAACTTAATTTTTCCACGGATTCAGAGGAGGGCTTGGAATGGGTCTTTGGGGGCAATCTTTGGACGGAATATTTCAATGATACCAGAGAAGATCAAAGTTTGGCCTTGGATCAATCATATCAGATTTATGGGTTGTTTGCACAAAACGTATGGCCCATAGACGACAAGCTATCCGTAGAGACCGGTCTAAGGTTCGATTTTCATTCCGATTATGGTGCCTTGGCATTGCCTCGGATATCCGTTCTCTATGAACCGGCCAATTCATTGACCTTTAGGCTTGGTGGCGGTATGGGATACAAGACCCCCACGGTTTTCATTGAAGATGCTGAACGGTTGCAGTTCAGAAATGTGTTGCCTGTAAATACGAGCGAGTCCGATTTGGAACGCTCCTCGGGAGGAAATTTTGATATCAATTACAAGTGGGTTCCACTAGCAGGTATGACCATGTCAATCAATACCCTGCTCTTTTATACTAAAATTGACGACCCATTGCTTTTGGTTGCTGACGGGAATGGAATTTACAGTTTTGACCAGCCCAACGGTTATGTGGACACCCGAGGTGTGGAGGTCAACCTTAAGGTCAAATATGTTGATTTTAAACTGTTTACCGGATATACCCATGCCAACGTAATACAAAATATAAATGGGATAGTTTCAGATTTTCCCTTGGTAGCAAAACATCGCTTGAACAATGTTTTGATGTACGAAAAAGAAGAAAACCTATGGGTTGGTCTAGAGGCATATTATTATAGTCCACAAAAATTGAGCAATGGGGAAATTGGAGATTCGTACTGGATCATGGGACTTATGAGTGAAAAGAAACTAGGCGAAAATTTTTCTATTTTTCTAAACTTTGAGAACTTCTTGGATACCCGACAGACAAGATTCGGGACAATTTTTACCGGCAACATTGGAAATCCCCAGTTCTTGGATATCTATGCTCCTGTAGACGGTTTTGTTATCAATGGAGGCTTCAAGGTAAAATTATAG
- a CDS encoding site-specific integrase produces MDLAFLKVQNIIDNRIKFQRKKTYKPYDINITPQLKEILSFYLKNKHKSDFIFPVVKRETVELHHKDVLWAHKRYNKGLKEIANQCNIEQRLTSYVSRHSFATQAMLQDVPLQAISAMPGHNRLSTTQIYLKSLPSEILDGYNKKLVEL; encoded by the coding sequence ATGGATTTAGCTTTTTTAAAAGTTCAAAATATCATTGACAACCGTATTAAGTTCCAAAGAAAAAAGACATACAAACCCTATGATATTAATATAACACCCCAATTAAAGGAGATACTTTCATTTTACCTCAAAAACAAACACAAATCAGATTTTATATTCCCAGTAGTTAAGAGAGAAACGGTTGAACTTCACCATAAGGATGTATTATGGGCTCATAAAAGATATAATAAAGGATTGAAAGAGATTGCCAATCAATGTAATATTGAACAGCGGTTGACCTCCTATGTGTCTCGTCATAGTTTTGCGACGCAGGCCATGTTGCAGGATGTGCCTCTGCAAGCAATTTCAGCCATGCCAGGGCATAATCGCTTATCAACTACTCAAATATATCTTAAGTCTTTGCCTAGTGAGATATTAGATGGTTACAACAAGAAATTGGTTGAATTGTAA
- a CDS encoding phage integrase SAM-like domain and Arm DNA-binding domain-containing protein, whose protein sequence is MIHFHKTTSVSLGQSVHKEFWDNKNEKVKKAFKGTSSVSILNNQLLKEKTRAVDIINEVNEKDELNFLSILQLKSKIVQTTSFDSFFEYSKGIVKELRTAEQFGNANTYYAVIKVLEKFTGGTDNKFNEVNYDFLKRFESWHFSRGNSINGLSAYMRTIKAIFNKAVKSDVVSRDAYPFSHYTIKTTPTEKRALDIGSIKSILLLKLEETDSLFHYRNFFLASYML, encoded by the coding sequence TTGATTCATTTTCACAAAACCACATCAGTAAGTTTAGGTCAGTCTGTTCATAAAGAATTTTGGGATAATAAAAATGAAAAGGTAAAAAAAGCTTTCAAAGGCACTTCATCAGTTAGTATATTGAATAATCAGCTTTTGAAGGAAAAGACTAGAGCGGTTGACATAATTAATGAAGTAAATGAAAAGGACGAGCTCAATTTTTTATCCATTCTACAACTCAAAAGTAAAATCGTGCAAACTACCTCTTTTGATTCATTTTTCGAATATAGCAAGGGTATTGTGAAAGAACTACGAACTGCGGAGCAATTCGGCAACGCAAATACGTATTATGCCGTAATTAAAGTATTGGAAAAATTTACCGGTGGGACTGATAACAAATTCAATGAAGTTAATTACGACTTTCTTAAAAGGTTTGAAAGTTGGCACTTTTCAAGAGGTAATTCCATAAACGGTCTTTCAGCATACATGAGAACAATAAAGGCTATCTTTAATAAGGCTGTTAAATCTGATGTTGTTTCAAGGGATGCTTACCCCTTTAGTCATTATACAATTAAAACAACTCCAACAGAAAAAAGAGCACTTGATATCGGGAGCATCAAATCTATATTGCTATTGAAACTGGAAGAAACGGATAGCTTGTTCCATTACAGAAACTTCTTCTTAGCATCTTATATGCTCTAG